CTTTGTAGTACATGCAAATTAGGTCTTTGCTCAGTTGGATAGTGTGATTTACTCCAACAACATACTGATATTTACACATAACTGTTTTCTCTGATGACATATACGCATGTTGATAACACCAGATTGAAATGTCTTCCACTATCACACCTCTCTTGCAGCTGGACAGAAGTCAACAATCACTTTTTGTACCTCTCTTTATTAAACAGAAAACAACTGCCTTTTCTTCATGTTTGTAAAAGACAAAAAACACACAGCCAGGCTCATGGTTCcaattaaagagcaaattgcaggtaattttttttctaattcacataaaatgctgtccaaatatACTAATAGAAAAGCTTATTGAGGATGTTTTGTATTAAAATACATAGCAgcagagttttctagtaaaaGTGACCTTTCTCAGCAAAGTTTCTAAAAAGCTCttttttctaaatgtgaacctctgacATAACCAAAGGAGTTAGAAGCTCGACGCTGCCTCTGCTCAGTGTGGCGAGTGGCCAGTTattgggtagagaggtcatgtgatccagtcagtgtgtatgtttactagtgttggattgtgttcatgttgataaacaagagtgtgtgaaggctgcaCCAACTCCAGCCTTTCCGAACAtcaagtccacgggtttccaaatAACCCCGGCTTTCGACCGGAGCcgccagcagcacgttactgcagcagcacgtcatagctgctgataggaaccgctgtggtcaacagaaccttttccactggagccgtcagcagccgtcagcagcgcgagtcggccgcgtctcaggagcagcatgtcgcggcctttacgcgccggttctattttctacgcgcgacgcctctgaaacgggtcaagttcgacatttttggggaaggaaagacaggaaatcggatgcggaaatggagggaagctaccgagattttcagaataaagaacgtactgccttccggttgctttactttaaaggaGAAGTTGTCACCTGTTTAGCGGTCTCGTTTGTATTCCCATAATGGACGACGAAAGGATGATTACAGAAGTGCAGAAGTACCCAATCCTGTTTGACCCCAGTCACAGTTTCTATAAAGACAACGTCAAGAAGGATAATGCATGGAGTGACGTATCTGCAGTTTTGGGGCAAGATGGTGAGTTCATGCTAATTAGTAAGTGATTTGTTTGCTTTATGGACCGTCAGTCGTGCTATCTAAAATATATGGGTCGTGACGTTTTAATTAAACTACAATTAACTAATACCTAAATAAATACTGTTTGTCATTGTCAACACACCATTAACACCAGGCCTATATCTTTGTACTTATTATTTTCTATATCAGTGTCATATTTGTAGCTGTAGCTGTTTAACCTTAATTATTTCAACCAACTATTCCTGTGTGCCGTAAGAACATGTATGATACTTGTAAATTGAGGTTTCAGCCATTTAGAAAACTCCAACACAGACCTAGGAATCTGGGGGAAGTGATTGAAGCATGAAGTTTCAGCCTGTTAAAAGACAAGACCAACACTGTGTTTCACAAGCTACTTCATTCATGCGCTAGAACATTGCAAGGGCACTTAGAAATGAAGAGAAAGCCATAAAAGATAGATTAAAACTTCACAATGTTTCATAACAGTGTAACAAAAATGTTCTTTAATGAAAAGAAACTCAACACATTCTTCTGAAAAAGTATCCAAACACAACAAACAAGAATCAACAAAAAAGTTTACAGTCCTAGCAAGTTATAAATCATAAATGATCACAAAATATTACTTTTCATCTCAAAAGGGTCACTGGAAGGTTCCGGTATTCATAATAATTACAATGCCATATTATGCAACAGGCCATGGTTAAACACCTCAAACCATCCTGTCCTGCCATGGCACACTTCCTTCGGGGGAGTTGAAGAAGGTGGTGAGGATTCCTCTGACATCCCACGCAGCTCTTCCGGCTCTGTTTCCTCCCATGTTTTGTACTGCAGCCATCTCTCTCCCTTGCTGCTCTGCCTCATTCAGCAGTCTTTGGTGGTCTGCTGGGTTAAGTAGGAAGTTGTGGAGGATGCAAGCGGTGACAACCAGTGGGTCAACGTGGTCTGGAGACAGGTTAATCCTCCGATAAAATATCCTCCACCTTGAGGCCAGTATGCCAAAGGCATTTTCCACCACCATTCTCGCTCTTGAGAGTCTATAGTTAAATATTCTTTTCTCATGACTTAGATATTTCCCTGGGTAAGGTCGCATGAGATAGGTCTTCAAGGGGAAAGCTGCATCTCCCACCATGGCGAATGGCACAGCACCCAGGTGAGCCGCCCCCGGTAGAGTGGCACTGGCTGGGACCTGAAGGGTTCCGTTCTCCATTCCATTTCCCACTTGTGATCCGGCAAACACACCACCATCGCTGGTTCTTCCGTAATCCCCCACCTGGATTATCCTGAACCTGTAGTCAGCATCAACCACTGCAAGAAGCACTATTGAGAAGGTCTTCTTGTAGTTGAAGTATTGACTTCCAGACAGTGGTGGAGCCTGTATCATGACATGTTTCCCATCGATAGCTCCTAGGCAGTTTGGAAAGTTCCACTTGTCCCAAAAGCCTTTAGCCACCTCCTTCCAGGTTTTCCCCCGATGGGATGGGCAAGAACCTTGGCATCATTAGCTTCACAACTGCGGCACACaccatgtggacagagtttgacACAGTGGTTAGGCCAAGTCTGTAGCTAAATGCCAGACTTGTCATCGAGTCCCCTGATGCCAAAAACCTGTGAAGACAAAAGAAAATAGAATTTGGGTGTGAAAATAAGTTGTTCTTTTTACATCTTTCTCCCTTTTCTTTCAGTTGACAGCTGCAAGCAGCGATGGAAAGTGCTGAGGGACTCTTTTGTAAGAAGCAAGAAAAAGGGTTCCCTGCCCAGTGGATCAGCTGGAGGTTCGCAGAATGAATGGAAATACAGTGTGGCTATGTCCTTTCTGTTACCCCATCTCCAGCCAAGAAAGTATGTTTGAAATTATTAGTAACAAGGATGTTTTTCTGTTGATCTTCCTATTTGATCTTTTTCTGTTTTATCTGATGTAGGTCCATCGGCAGCATGCGTCAACCATCACCTCTTTTTGTGGAGGATGGGAAAAGCACCCCATCATTGGTTGAAGCTGAGGAGACAGTCTGCACACAACCAACGTCTCAGGAGCCAAATACATCCATTTATCCCGTTCCACTCACTTTTGCAGAGAGAGGAAGGTCCACCAGGCCACAAAGCCCCACTGAGCCCATGTTTGCTCCCCGAGGCGCTAAACGCCCCAGGATGTCACAGCAAACATGTGATGACATAGGTAACAGACTGCTCTCCATTTTCACCCCGCAAAACACACCCACACTTGATGCCGAATTAGCAGAATCCTATCATTTTTGTATGAGCATTGTTCCTATTCTTCACAGGCTTGACAAAACTAATAGACTAGAGGCAAAAAAATTAATATTGACCACACTCACTAACCTTGAAATCCTCACCCAGCTCATTGGCAACCCACAGCCCCCCCTCAAATTCCAATACTGTCCAACATTACAGGTCACCACAGTCACGCCCCTGGATCCTCAGCTTTCCAACAGTTTCAAAGTATCCAACCCACATTTAACAGACCAGTCGGGCCATATACACAACTGCTGGCTCAAGCCCAGGAAGAAATGGAAGGACCAAGCACTAGTgctggtcattttacacacctgtAATATACAGAGTAAATTGTTCATTTTTATCTTGTCTCTGTTGCCTTTGGTTCTTAAGTCCCTTGATATTTTGTAACAAAGTTCATTGTATATTTGTAACTTTATTATATAATACAAGTTCTATTTGATTTTATGAAATTATTATGGgttttcattagaaaataaaaactggtgAGAAAGAAGTGCTTTGATTACTTTTCTTACCTCACTGCAACAGCCAACCTCTGTTTGGGCTCTATAGGAGCTCTGTAGTTTGTTGATTGCCTTGTCAGTTCAGGGCCAATGATGGACAGAATGTCGTCAAGTTGTGCTGCACTCATTCTGAAGTACTGATGATGGCGTTGGCTGTCCAGCCTCAGCTCCTCGACGAGATTATGGAAATCACCCTGCTGTCTCCTCCGCTGGTTGAGGGGATGAACCCAGAACCTACACCTTCGTCTTTTCTGCAATATTGGAAGCAGGACAGCAAGCGCAAGCACTTTCCTTCTACTGAAAGCCACTAGAATTGAAACGTAAAACACAATGAACTTCAATGAGTCTCATGTCAGTTAAATACAAAATTATTAGGCATGTACAACTGTAttaactgatttattaattatttattaaTTATGGCTCTAGACTGGGTTTGTAGTCCCCCGCTATGACCTACTCCGAAACCAGAATTATGCTCGGATGGAGCAGCCCTAAAATGTCTCCTACAGTACCTCAGATCGCCACTAACATTATTCAGTTGGACTTTGAGCGAATTGGTATATTCCCTGACTTAACATACACGTATTGGCGATTatgaaacggacagaacataagacacaaaccttttggagccatgttgtacttTTCTCCTGCTCGTTGCTGTGTTTACTAACGACGTCACGCGTGATTTTGCAAATGTCGCGTGACTTTatactctgtcggtgacagctgctcccctgctgcctcGCGAGtcgtgtctcgtgggaagggccaagcagcagtttacgcgagcaagacgtgctgctgcagtaacgtgctgctgacggctcccgtggaaacccggggtaagagtaACAGCACCTCTATCTTCGTGCCTGAGGGCGTCTTGTGCAGCTGCAAAGACAGACTTCTGTTGCCCACATAGGTCGGTACTGGGACAGAGAGGTCTGCGCTCTGggcgctgggctccggagacccgtgaaggggtttaaaaaattaaatatgaatttctggagctcagatcaccgtcagaaccaggtcagaaccgaccaccagaagagacacgCGGCTCAGAGGGCCAGTAGAGGTGGTGTCAGGGTCGGATCCAGATCAGAACCCCctcctggaccaccaggagaggatgcacgcttttaaaaataccagctcaaccagctcgctggtgtctgggtcggatccagctcagagaagcctgcatgagctccagaacacaCTCACAggcgtctctctgtctctctctctctaagcgCTAAACTACGATACGTGAACAGATATtgagtatgagaccgctgacagacgctcattagtattaatatattAACTATTTTACTTGTCTGATACACgatagtgttgagggtctgacctcatgaggaaattactatgcagtgattttctccaaaatgactgtgcttaaattgctttgaaaagcaaataatcacatcagcgccaagaaacttcatttcccatgatgctttgcacacggaagcattgtgatgacgtcaccgcctaataccagaaacacattctgtgcatgtgtgggagtcacagagctttcccgcgaactcagactataaatcatcaggaaagacaaaggaacctcgttcttttgcccaggatacctggcggtaaggacacgcttgtcgaacgctccgactcccttgagcacgcggaagctctaagtgcccatgttgagcccacggaactgctggaaactacactccaactccatcaggacctgactgggaacgagcggagctccatccagctctcagagacgctgtaagttgtcaaactcagcccaaaagaaactttgttctctttgtgtccagcccgttggagaaacactcgtggggccaaaacaacggagaaagcatcaaaccgacggacgacgccaaactgcggagaaacacggagaaacacggagaaccgtcaaatcaaaacagcgggggacgccttgctgttctggtgatcagaaaactcgtttctctctctccttttcttcttccatttcctctatagtccagaataagcaataaaaccgcgcctattgcttaaaagtagcttcgtgttttcctctttcgttcccaaacacgtccgtcgggtcattttgaaagaataaactgcttattgatcattgtttggtatctttaaatgttttctgcttggccacgtggttaaactaaaagatattaacttgtgattaatcttttgtgttgtttcatgatcctttgaaatgttttgagtgatttaaggttaaattacttatgattctaagtgccttggaagttaaagtgcaagttgccacccacactttagccagacaaagaggtcagccatcttgcatacagactccattttagaaacacacacacacatacatacacacaaaacaccttgaacattattttgaatatacatccttttattatatcacatggttattattcatttatgccactgtttattcatttgacaaattgttaattaaatgttataaaattcagatttttgtctccagtagctttgttgtgtcgaagagaagtctctgctccgaggattctacgaacttcaagaaagactgataagagttttggattcaatttttccccggttaaaggggaatggtgccccgtatatctaagaatatcttaattaattaataaatccgtaaatatttacatatttacagaatttattgaagaatccaaaagtaagttgaagcttactaattgttcgctcctaataaccccaacaatagTAATCTgaacaatattgtgatgttagcacacgagtttaagctagcatcaACTCACCTGCTGCCCTCCCTGCTGCTTCTTGAAGATGGCGCCAGCGTGTACGGCAGCCCGTCTATCCGTCCATGGActctttctattttttatttttctatgttttgtgCTCTCCCTGGGATCTTCACTCATGAACTATGACAGACTTACCCTTCTGGATCTTCGCTATTCTGGGCGTTTTCCCCTGTGTGGCAGCATTAGTTTCCGGGAAACGCTCCAACATTGGTTTCCCTCTGTTCCTGTCACCCTATGGAGGATCTCCTAAAACGCTGCCGCTAGCGGGGCTGTCGTAGTTGCCGCCGGGTTCACCGTCGTTCGGCTCTGGATTGCTCTGTCAGAGCGCAGAAACTCCGTCTGTTGTCTGGGCCTCGATGTTGCTCCATTGACTGTGCTTTCCATCTCCTGGAGCTGCTGTCCCGGACCTGTGACAGATGCCAGCGAGGAGTGACTGCGTCTAATCTCCGATGTGTCAACAACTACCACATCTCTGTAGGTCCTGTCATTCGGCCGGCGGCGCCGTTGCGGTGCGCTTTGATCAACGCACGCTCGATCCAGAATAAAACATTCATCTTGAAGGATTTCTTCATCGATCGGGAATTGGATGTCCTCTAAGTGACCGAGTCGTGGACTGTGCCGGGTGAGTTGGCTCCTATCGCCGAACTGTTACCTGCTGGTTGTGCCTACTTGAATGTCCCCAGGCCATCGGGCCGCGGCGGGGTTTATTGACTATTTTTAAGACCAATATTCCGTTGGCCTACCTCCTACCTGGGAAATTGTGACTTATTCGAACTGTCCACCTTTGAATTGGGATAGTCTCCTCCAACTCTTTGTGTTTTATTATATAGGCCCCCTAGGGCAAactcttctttcttcttccaaTTTTCGGACTTTCTTGCTGATGTCCTCCTTAAGTATGATCATTTGCTTATACTtggagattttaatattcatgtctgttGTCCTGAGAAGTTCCTGGTGGCTGATTTTTGTGATTTAATTGACTCCTGTGGACTGACTCAGTTGGTTGACTTCCCCACTCATGGGGGTCTCGCATATTGGATTTAGTTATTTCTTTTGGTGTTAATGTAACAGAGGTCCGACCTGATGTTTTTTCTCTGTCTGATCATGttcctgttttgttttctgtGGATGTGGCCCGGCCTGTCTCTCCAAGGTAGTTGGGGATTTGCCATGCTCGCCGCATTTCCCCTTCCTCAGTTGTTGAGTCTTCtgctttattttcagattttttttgttttcctaTGAGGATTCTTCTGATACTGAGATCATCCTATCCCTCTTTTCTGCCTCTTGCACTTCCGTCCTCGATCAGATTGCCCCTCTAAGATCCCGATGTTCCCGCTGTTGCTCTGACCCTTGGCTCAACCTTCATACCCGTACTGCTAGACGGGAATGTGGGAGATGTGAGCGGcggtggaaaaaggttaaatctcTGGCTTCCTTACAGCTTCTCCGTGAGGCCTGGAGGAATTACCAACGCGTCGCTCGGAAGGCCCGTTTTGACTATTTTGCTGCTATTGTTACCGAATATTCGGGTAACCAGCGTGTCCTCTACTCCACTGTTAATGCAGTTTTGTCACCCAATGTTCCTCTGCTTAGTACGTCTGAGGAAAGGTGCACCCAATTTTTGATTTTTTTATCTCTAAAGTTGCCACAATTAGGGCTCAGATTCTGCCTCCTTCTCACCCAGAAGCCCCTGTTTGTTCTCCATTATATTCCTTTGAGCATTTTTCCCCCGTCTCTTCTTCCTCCCAATGGAAGACAGTGGCTGCTATGAAGCCCTCTGGCTCTCCTTGTGATTGTATGCCCCCACGCTTCCTGAAGGAAGTCTTCCCAGTAATTGCTCAACCGATTCTGGAGATTGTGAATGCAAGCCTTAGGACGGGGATTGTTCCCCAGGAGTTTAAGCATGTGGTGGTCCAGCCTGTTATAAAAATGCAAGGCTTGGACTCTAACGATTTGAACAATTATCGCCCTATATCaaagctctctttccagtccaaaTTGTTGGAGAAGATGGTTTTTATCCAGATTTTTAATTTTCTTAAATCCAACGATGTTTTAGACATTTTTATATCTGGTTTTCGTcctcaccacagcactgagactgctCTCATTCGTGTTTTTAATGATATTTTGCTTGCCTCTGATTCTGGTTCTCATGAGTTTTTGGTGCTTTTAGACTTATCTGCCGATGTTCCAGCGcgaaccctgaggtcctctgaccagcaccttctgcttgtcccttctgcccgctatatggcccgtggcgaacgggctttttcagtttgtgctcctaaactttggaaccaactccccctgacggtccgacttggcccctcccttcccacttttaaagaacgtTTGACGACATATTTCTATTCCCTGGCCTTCCCGGCGGAGACTGTTTAACCCTTGTGCTttcctgtattttttttttactagtttttatttgttttatctattttggtGATGTATTCTctggtacagcactttggttggcgttgtcgccgtttaaatgtgctttataaataaaggttgatgatgatgatgatgatgcttctccacaatctctctgctttggccgatggtttctctctctggtttgtctctgctctctggggcgtgcagataactcataactttatggttttggtccatcaaaagtggaattataaacatttaaagtttcatcTGTGTCAGGGCCACATTAGAATCCATAGTTTTCTCTCGATTAAGCTAacgggactccctcagctgacgtcacttggtttggcacaaaaaaaaaacgttctcacaaaaatgactctaaaagcctaaacaattatgttgtatgtatgtatgtgtaaaaaaaagTTTAGAACGAATTTCTATCATGTTTCTcgaaacattggttcatgggagtctctatcctgcaatttgctctttaagaggTACTCTATCCAAACAAGCATTTAAAGAGAGTGTTTCACCTACAAGGCCAACCGCATCAGCTGCAAGACAAATATAAGGTCAGTTTAGACTCAGCAACATTCTAACATGCTTGTCTTTGGACTGCAGGAGGATCTGGAGTGCCTGAAGGATGCAGTTATGCACAAGGACAAAAAGCAGCAGTAAACGGAAACAAAGATCTTTTGGGTTTGAGGCTACAGTACTCCCTACTATCCTTTTCTCTCTTACTTTACATTTTAGACAGAGAAAAGGTGAGAATTGGAGGATGGGAGTCTGTTTTCCATCCTTACTTTTATATTCATCCTAAGAACAAAACATGCAACAATTACAAGACTGAAACATGATGCATGGCTGGTGGTGACGCAGAA
This genomic window from Nothobranchius furzeri strain GRZ-AD chromosome 9, NfurGRZ-RIMD1, whole genome shotgun sequence contains:
- the LOC139071631 gene encoding uncharacterized protein, which encodes MIQAPPLSGSQYFNYKKTFSIVLLAVVDADYRFRIIQVGDYGRTSDGGVFAGSQVGNGMENGTLQVPASATLPGAAHLGAVPFAMVGDAAFPLKTYLMRPYPGKYLSHEKRIFNYRLSRARMVVENAFGILASRWRIFYRRINLSPDHVDPLVVTACILHNFLLNPADHQRLLNEAEQQGREMAAVQNMGGNRAGRAAWDVRGILTTFFNSPEGSVPWQDRMV